In Dictyoglomus sp. NZ13-RE01, the genomic stretch TCGGTAAGAACCCATGAATTTGAAAAGGTAGCTCCAAATAACTTTTTTGAGGGAGGAATTCAAGAGCACAATACGGCAACAATAGCAGGTGCCTTGTCAACTCAAGGAGTTCTAACCTTCTTTGCAGACTTTGGAGTATTTGGAGTAGACGAAACTTATAATCAGCATAGATTAAATGATATAAACTATACAAACCTAAAGTTGATAGTAACCCATTGTGGACTCGATGTGGGAGAGGATGGAAAAACCCATCAATGTATAGACTACATTGGGACTTTTAGAAATCTTTTTGGTTTTAAAATAATAGTGCCTGCAGATCCTAATCAGACAGACAGAGTTATAAGATATGTGGCAAAAGAAAAAGGAAACTTTTTAGTTGCCATGGGAAGATCTGTTGTTCCAATAATTACTGATGAGAAAGGAAATCCTTTCTTTGGAGGAGATTATAAATTTGTTTATGGAAAGATGGATAAGGTAAGAGATGGAGATAAGGGAGCAATAATAAGCATGGGAAGTATGTTGCATAGGGCAGTTCAAGCCTGGGAAAAACTAAAGGAGATGGGCATACATGTTAAAGTTTTCAATTTCTCATGTCCTAATGAGATAGATTGGGACTCTTTAAGGGAAGCTATAAGTACGGGATTAATAATTACTTATGAGGATCATAATGTAAATACAGGTATTGGAAGCGTAATTGGAAATGCAATTGCGGAAAGCGGATTTTCCGTTAAATTTAAGAGATTAGGGGTTAAAGAGTACGGCGCATCTGGAAAACCTGATGCATTATATAAACTACAAGGTTTGGATGTAGATTCTTTAGTTAAAGAAGTACTCTCTTTAATCTCCCGCTAAGAAAAAAGAAGGGTAATAGGGGATTTTTCCTATTACCCTTCTTATCTTCTAAAAATCTTTTCTCCAGTATTTGGCCAGATAACCTTTTCCTCTTGGAGCAGATTGAATGCGGATATTTCGAGTTTTTCTGCGAAGGTCTCTTCTCCTCTATCTCTTATCTCTCTTAAGATTTTAGCAAAAAGCCTTTCTATCTCTTGGGCTAAGTAAAAGGTCTCTTCTTGAGACTCTACCTTACAGGTCCAATTCTTTTTATCAAAGGATATTTTTAGAGAGCCGTAATTATTTTCTAAAGGAAGAAGTAGAAGCTCCGTGGTACTTGTTCCCCATCTCTCCACTAATGCTTTAGCTACATTGGTAAGAACTTTCTGAGCAAAGTTGATAATTCTCTTTCTCTCTTCCTTCTCCCATTCCTCGAAGTAATCAACAAGAGGAATATTTTCTAAGGCATAAACATTAAGATATCCTTTAGGGGGAAGGACTCCAGGAATTATATTTAATGGATTTCCTTTTTGAAAGAGCCAGTATCTTGTTTCTGTAGGACTCTCGTAAAAAACAACTCCACTAAACTCTCTCTTTTGAAGTAGTGCAAAAAATCTACTTGGAATTATTGTATCTACATCCAACTGAACATATATAGGTTTACCAATATATTTTCCTGCTATTGCAATAATTAGAGGTTTATCCACTGCATAAAAGCTAACTTTTCCAACGCCCGCATATATTTGTTGTACTAAAAGGTTTATACTGGTCAAATCATCATAATCCGGTATATTTAGAACCTTTGCAAGAAAAGCCTTGCCTTGGTAGATTAGGACTATTATTCTGATTTTATCGTCGTAATAGTAAAGTACTCCTGTGGATCTTTCTCTCTGTAGCCTCTTTAAGAACCTATCAAAATTTAAAAGGTACGATGGGAGATCACCGAATTCCAAAGCCTTTTTATCAAGGAGTTTTATAATATCTTCCATAACAACTCCCCTTATAAGTTTATCTTAATGTAATTTTAACATGAAAATTAAAATTTTTTCAAGTTTTTAATTTAAGGTTTTAAGATTATTTTTATAGAATTTTCTCCATTATGAACTAATTCTATTCCTTCCTGGAAATTCTGGAGAGGGAGAATATGGGTAACTATTGAATCTACTTTGACCTTTCCTTCTTCTAAATACCTTATTGCCTTTGGATAACAAAAAGGACCTAAATGGGCTCCATATATGTTTAGTTCTTTTACGTCTCCAATTATAGACCAATCCACGCAAGTAGGTTCTGCATGTACCCCAAACTCTACAAAAGTGCCTAATTTTCTTATCATCTTTAAACCTTGAATAACTGCAGATTTTGAACCACTTGCCTCTATGTACACATCACATCCATAACCCTCAGTAAGATCTAAAACCTTTTTCACTACATCCTCTTCTAAAGGATTAATAACTATATCTGCTCCTAAATTTTTTGCAATTTCTAATCTATTTTGTTTTAGATCTATGGCTATAAGAAGTCCTGGACCTTTCATTTTTGCTATCTGAAGCATGAAGAGACCAATTGGTCCCATACCCGCAATTACTACTACATCATTTAGTTGAATATTTGCTCTTTCCACAGCATGAATAGCACATGCAAGAGGCTCAATAGTTGCAGCATACTCAGGTTTGATGGAGTATGGTACTTTATGGATGATAGAGTTTGCAGGATACTTCATATATTCTGCCCAAGATCCTTCTGCCCTATCTTTTATGAATCCGAAAATGTCGTGTTGTTGACACATCCAATATTTTCCTTCTTTGCAAAATCTACATTTACCACAAGGGATAATCTGCTCAGCTATTGCCCAATCTCCAATATCAATACCATGTTTTTCTTTTGCCCCTTCTCCTAATGCAACTACTTCACCTATAAACTCGTGTCCAGGAATCACTGGTGTTTGGATATAGGGAGGAATATCTTCTGAGCCCCAAACTCTATGCCCATAGTAAGTTTTAACATCACTTGCACATATACCAGTAGCAAGAACTTTTACTAAAACTTCTTCTCTGCCAATTTTAGGAACTGGTCTCTCCTCAAGTCGATAGTCTTTAGGACCATAAACTACAACAGCCTTCATTTTATCAGGTAAATTCATAAAAAGGGACATTAGAAAGCAACTCCACAAACAAGAATTATATTAGCATATGGAGTAAATTCAGCAGATCTTACTATTCCTTTTGCATTTTTGCTTATCTCTTTAAATTTTGTATGGGATACAAACTCTATAGGTGTATTTCCAATTATTTCTTTAATTTTTTCTAAAAGTTCAGGACTAGTTTTTTCAATTTCTTCTGCAAGTATTACTTTTTCTATAACTATTTCTTCATAAATTGCTTTTAAAATATCTAGAAATCTCGGTATATTTTTGACTAAGGTTAAATCTATTCTTTTTACATCTTTAGGAATTGGAAAACCTGCATCACAAATAACTAGCAAATCAGTGTGTCCTAAAGATGATAAAACCGCAATTAATTCTGGATTTAATATTCCACCTTTTTTCATAAATTTACCCCCTTATCTAAATTTATTTAGCAAATTTAACTCCTCGAGCTAAAGATGTAGCTGCTATTGCTAATACTAAGCCTCGAGCTATGTATTGATAGAAAGGAGGAACTTGTAATAGATTTAAAATATTACCCAAAATAGTCATAATTAAAGCGCCCATAAATGTTCCTATTAAAGAGCCAATTCCACCTACAAAGCTTATACCTCCAAGTACTGATGAAGCAATGGCATCTAATTCATAACCTTCCCCAGCAATAGGATATGCAGAATCTAATCTTGCAGTAAGCATTATACCTCCCAATGATGCACAAAATCCTGAAAATGCAAAAACAAAGATTTTTACTTTATCTGCTTTAATTCCAGAATATCTTAGAGCTTCCTCATTTCCCCCTAAAGCGTATATATATCTTCCTAATCTTGTTTTAGAGAGAATGAATTGACCTAAAATATAAATAAATATCATTATAAAAGTTAGTCCAGAAATAGGACCAAAATATTTTGCTATTATTCTAAAGGATGGAGGAAAAAGGGAAATAGGGGAACCACCAGTGATTATTAATGCCCCACCTCTTGCAATTGCCATCATGGATAGTGTAGCTACAAAAGATGGAATTTTTACTTTTGTTACTAAAAATCCATTAATCAGACCTGCGCTTATCCCTACGAGTAGTGCTAAGATTATAGAAAGGAAAGGATGTATATTCAAAAATTTCATTAGATAGGCTACTACCGCTCCTGAAAGTGCAAGAACCGAACCAGGAGAAAGATCTATTCCACCTACGAGAATTACAAAAGTTTCACCAGCTGCTAAAACGGCTATTACAGCTACTTGAGCTAATATATTTCTAAGATTTATAATTGTAAAAAAATATGGGGAAAGAATGGTGGAAACTATAATGAGTCCTAACAAGGCAAAAAAAGGAAAGATTTCTCTTCTTTCAGAAATCCACTCCCATTTATCTTTTGTGATCATACTTTTGCCTCCTTTTCCAAACCCATTGCCAAGTATAAAATATTTTCTCTTGTGGCCTTATTTTTAGGTAGAATCCCTTTTGGTTCTCCCTTATAAAGAATTAAAATTCTATTAGCTAAATTCAATACCTCCTCTATTTCTGAAGAAAAAAGTAATATAGAGATGCCTTTTTGAGAAAGTTCTAAAAGTAACTTTCTTATCTCAGCTTTTGCTCCTACATCAATTCCTCGTGTTGGCTCATCTACTATTAGGATTTTTGGATTAGTAGCTAACCACTTTGCTAAGACTACTTTCTGTTGGTTTCCACCACTAAGATTCTCTACTTTTTGTTTTAAAGTAGGTGTTATTATCTTTAGCTGTTCTATCCACTTTTTAGCTACTTCTATTTCTTTTTTAGAATCAATTATAAAATTCCACCAACAGATTTGGGATAAACTTGGAAGAGTAATATTTTGAGCGACATTCATTTGTCCGATAAGTCCTTGTTGTCTTCTATTCTCTGGAACTAATCCTATGCCAAGATTCAATGCATCATATGGACTTTTTATTTCTACTCTTTTATTTTCTATCCATATTTCCCCACTATCTTTTTTTTCTATACCCCATAACACCCTCGCAATTTCAGTTTTTCCAGCCCCTAAAAGACCTGTTATCCCTAAAATCTCTCCTTTGTAAAGGTTAAAGCATAAATTTTTTACTTTGACAAAAGCGGAAGAAATATTCAGATTTTCAACTCTCATTATTTCTTCTTTAGATAATGTCTCATGAAAGGAAGTATATAAAGTATCAAATGTTTTTCCCGTTATTAGTTGGACTACATAAGAGGGGGAAGTTTTATTTGTTTCTAACGTTGCAATTTTATGACCATCTCTTAATACTGTGATTTTATCAGAAATTTCAAATACTTCATCTAGTCTATGACTTATGTATAAAATTGTGATACCTTGCTTTTTCAGGGATCTGATCACATCAAAAAGTTTAGAAATCTCTGTAATAGTTAATGCAGAGGTAGGTTCATCCATAATAATTATTTTAGCTTTTTTAGAGATAGCTTTTGCTATTTCAACCTTCTGCTGTTCTCCTATACTTAAACGAGAAACCTTAATCCGGGGAGATATATCTCCCCCTAAAAGTTCAAGGATTTTTTCTGCTTCTTTGAAAATGCTTTCAAAATTTATTGTTTTTAAATAAGAGTTATTAGAATCATGTTCGATAAATATATTTTCCGCTACACTAAGATTAGGATAAAGCATTAATTCCTGATGAATCATCACTATTCCTAATTTGTTTGCTATGGTAGGATTTAAGTTCTCAATCTTTTTTCCCTCCAAATAAATTTCCCCACTATCATTTGGAATAATTCCTGCTATAATTTTCATTAAAGTAGATTTTCCAGCCCCATTTTCTCCAACAATTGCATGAACTTCCCCCTTCTCTATTTCTAAAGATACATCTGATAATGCTTTCACTCCTGGAAAGCTTTTATTTATTTTTTCTAACTTCAAAATTATCATATATTTACCTCCATAAAAAGGGGTAGGGAATTTTATCCCTACCCCTTGAAATTTTACCTTTTGCTTCCAGGAATAGGTACAGGAGTTTTAACTATTTCGTTTAGTTTTCCCACATTTTCCTTTGTTACAACCATAACTGGGGTCCCTAAAAGTTTTGCTCCAGTAGGTGCATAGGTTGGAGTATCCTTTGGAGGAGTCCATCTTAGCTTTTTATATTGATATGCTGCATCTACACCCCAATAACCCATAATATAAGGAGCTTGAGCCACTGTTGCAGCAAACTCACCTCTTTTTACCGCTTCTACAGCATCAGTTATTGCATCAAAACCTACTATAATCACTCCATCAGGGAATCCTATTTTGTATCCTGCTGATTTTAAAGCTTCTAAAGCCCCTAAGGCCATCTCATCGTTGGCTGCAATAACTGCATCAATCTTTTTCTCTCGTGCAATAATATCCTCCATAACTTTTAGACCTGTTGCCCTATCAAATCTTGCAGTTAGATCCGCTACGATTTTAATGTTTCCTGCATCTATGTATGGTTTTAATGCATTCTTAAATCCTTTTTCTCTTTCAATTGCAGAAGATGCGCCAGGAAGTCCTTCAAGAATTACTACATTATATGGCATTGATCTTTTTGTAGCTGTTAATAATTCCCAAAGCTTCTTTCCGCCAAGCTCAGCAGCTTTTACATTATCTGTCCCTATATAGCAAACTCTATCTCCTCCTACAACATCTCTATCTAAGGTAAATACAGGTATTTTAGCTTCATTTGCTTTCTTAACAGCAGAAACTAATCCCTCCGCTGTTATAGGATTTAGAAGTATAGCATCAAATCTCATAGTAATTGCATCTTCAATTTGCTTTGTTTGAAGTTCTACATCATTTCTTGCATCAAAAGTAGCAAGAGCAACATCGAGTTTTCTTGCCGCATCTTCTGCTCCATCCTTCATATCTAAGAAGAAAGGATGTGCCAAACTACAAATAAATAATCCAAACCTTAAACGTCGTTGAGCAGTTCCTAAAGAAACGAGTAAACTTAAAATTAATAAGAGAGAAAGTATTTTTGTAAATTTTTTCATTAAAGAACCCCCCTTTAACTAAATTTATTTATGGGAAAGTTTAATAATATTGGGTAACCTTTTTGGAAGAAGATTAACACCTCCTTTCTTTATACTTACCCTTTTTTACATCCACAAGATTCTCTTATGACTAAGGTAT encodes the following:
- a CDS encoding ribose ABC transporter permease, with protein sequence MITKDKWEWISERREIFPFFALLGLIIVSTILSPYFFTIINLRNILAQVAVIAVLAAGETFVILVGGIDLSPGSVLALSGAVVAYLMKFLNIHPFLSIILALLVGISAGLINGFLVTKVKIPSFVATLSMMAIARGGALIITGGSPISLFPPSFRIIAKYFGPISGLTFIMIFIYILGQFILSKTRLGRYIYALGGNEEALRYSGIKADKVKIFVFAFSGFCASLGGIMLTARLDSAYPIAGEGYELDAIASSVLGGISFVGGIGSLIGTFMGALIMTILGNILNLLQVPPFYQYIARGLVLAIAATSLARGVKFAK
- a CDS encoding D-ribose pyranase; the protein is MKKGGILNPELIAVLSSLGHTDLLVICDAGFPIPKDVKRIDLTLVKNIPRFLDILKAIYEEIVIEKVILAEEIEKTSPELLEKIKEIIGNTPIEFVSHTKFKEISKNAKGIVRSAEFTPYANIILVCGVAF
- a CDS encoding D-xylose ABC transporter ATP-binding protein (with RbsBCD acts to import ribose into the cell; RbsA contains 2 ATP-binding domain), yielding MIILKLEKINKSFPGVKALSDVSLEIEKGEVHAIVGENGAGKSTLMKIIAGIIPNDSGEIYLEGKKIENLNPTIANKLGIVMIHQELMLYPNLSVAENIFIEHDSNNSYLKTINFESIFKEAEKILELLGGDISPRIKVSRLSIGEQQKVEIAKAISKKAKIIIMDEPTSALTITEISKLFDVIRSLKKQGITILYISHRLDEVFEISDKITVLRDGHKIATLETNKTSPSYVVQLITGKTFDTLYTSFHETLSKEEIMRVENLNISSAFVKVKNLCFNLYKGEILGITGLLGAGKTEIARVLWGIEKKDSGEIWIENKRVEIKSPYDALNLGIGLVPENRRQQGLIGQMNVAQNITLPSLSQICWWNFIIDSKKEIEVAKKWIEQLKIITPTLKQKVENLSGGNQQKVVLAKWLATNPKILIVDEPTRGIDVGAKAEIRKLLLELSQKGISILLFSSEIEEVLNLANRILILYKGEPKGILPKNKATRENILYLAMGLEKEAKV
- a CDS encoding erythritol/L-threitol dehydrogenase translates to MSLFMNLPDKMKAVVVYGPKDYRLEERPVPKIGREEVLVKVLATGICASDVKTYYGHRVWGSEDIPPYIQTPVIPGHEFIGEVVALGEGAKEKHGIDIGDWAIAEQIIPCGKCRFCKEGKYWMCQQHDIFGFIKDRAEGSWAEYMKYPANSIIHKVPYSIKPEYAATIEPLACAIHAVERANIQLNDVVVIAGMGPIGLFMLQIAKMKGPGLLIAIDLKQNRLEIAKNLGADIVINPLEEDVVKKVLDLTEGYGCDVYIEASGSKSAVIQGLKMIRKLGTFVEFGVHAEPTCVDWSIIGDVKELNIYGAHLGPFCYPKAIRYLEEGKVKVDSIVTHILPLQNFQEGIELVHNGENSIKIILKP
- a CDS encoding D-ribose ABC transporter substrate-binding protein (periplasmic substrate-binding component of the ATP-dependent ribose transport system), whose translation is MKKFTKILSLLLILSLLVSLGTAQRRLRFGLFICSLAHPFFLDMKDGAEDAARKLDVALATFDARNDVELQTKQIEDAITMRFDAILLNPITAEGLVSAVKKANEAKIPVFTLDRDVVGGDRVCYIGTDNVKAAELGGKKLWELLTATKRSMPYNVVILEGLPGASSAIEREKGFKNALKPYIDAGNIKIVADLTARFDRATGLKVMEDIIAREKKIDAVIAANDEMALGALEALKSAGYKIGFPDGVIIVGFDAITDAVEAVKRGEFAATVAQAPYIMGYWGVDAAYQYKKLRWTPPKDTPTYAPTGAKLLGTPVMVVTKENVGKLNEIVKTPVPIPGSKR